One Silene latifolia isolate original U9 population chromosome 4, ASM4854445v1, whole genome shotgun sequence DNA segment encodes these proteins:
- the LOC141651192 gene encoding uncharacterized protein LOC141651192 — protein MVTKRGIEASPEQIKAILELEPPKSVKDIQKLTGSVAALNRFISRSSESNNEAEYEALIAGLKQGILPLNKQDAKALKIKAASYTIINNVLFNKSQVGPYLRCLEPQEAEEILSEIHEGHCGNHKGGRSLASKVLRTGYFWPTLRADCLEFSSKCKACQIHAPYIHQPSEELHSISAPWPFMKWGMDIVGKLAQAPGQNVFMLAMTNYFSKWIEADSFRQIKEKDVISFIRRNIICRYGIPAEIVCDNGSQFIGRRTIAFCEASNIKLVTSTPGYPKANGQAKSSNKVIINCLKKKLTQRKGRCEVMIPLEIDIPSARCSLNTVADNTPLMEDSLDLTEELRDAANIRLAAYQQIVAKSYNKSVKAIVFRIRDLFLRTVFPNTKEESAGKLAPTWEGSYLIDSIVGQGAYRLQTLDGEMIPQAWNVAHLKLFHI, from the exons atggtgacaaaaagaggaattgAAGCCagtcctgaacagatcaaagcaaTCCTAGAGCTGGAACCACCAAAAAGTGTCAAAGATATACAGAAGCTGACAGGGAGTGTAGctgccctgaacagattcatttctAGATCATCGGAGAG CAATAATGAAGCTGAATACGAAGCCCTaatagccggattaaag CAAGGAATTTTACCTCTGAACAAGCAGGATGCCAAGGCACTTAAAATCAAGGCTGCTTCATACACCATTATTAATAATGTGCTTTTTAATAAATCACAGGTTgggccatacctcagatgcctggaacctcaGGAAGCTGAAGAAATACTGTCAGAAATTCATGAAGGACATTGTGGCAATCATAAAGGTGGCAGAAGCCTAGCAAGCAAGGTACTTAGGACAGGCTACTtttggcctacactgagggccgactgcctggaattcagctctaaatgtAAAGCCTGTCAAATTCATGCACCATACATCCATCAGCCTTCCGAAGAACTACATTCAATCTCtgctccctggccattcatgaaatggggaatGGATATTGTAGGCAAATTAGCCCAGGCTCCAGGCCAAAACGTGTTCATGCTCGCAATGACTAactacttctcaaaatggatTGAGGCAGATTCATTCAGACAAATCAAAGAGAAAGATGTTATTTCATTCATCAGGCGAAACATCATCTGTAGATATGGGATCCCAGCCGAAATAGTGTGTGACAACGGAAGCCAATTCATAGGCAGGAGAACGATAGCATTTTGTGAAGCCTCAAACATCAAACTTGTCACATCAACCCCAGGCTATCCCAAAGCAAATGGTCAAGCCAAATCAAGCAACAAAGTGATCATAAATTGCCTCAAAAAGAAGCTGACCCAGAGAAAAGGCAG GTGTGAAGTAATGATCCCATTAGAAAttgacattccatcagccagatgtagCCTGAATACAGTAGCAGACAACACTCCCCTGATGGAGGATAGTCTGGATTTAACTGAAGAATtaagagatgcagccaacatCAGATTAGCAGCCTACCAGCAAATAGTGGCCAAAAGTTACAATAAAAGTGTCAAGGCCATAGTATTCAGAATAAGAGACCTTTTTCTCAGAACAGTTTTCCCAAACACTAAAGAGGAAAGCGCAGGCAAACTAGCTCCAACCTGGGAAGGTtcttacctgattgactcaattgTCGGTCAGGGCGCCTACAGGCTACAGACCCTGgatggtgaaatgattccccaagcCTGGAACGTTGCACACttaaaattatttcacatataa